In a single window of the Streptomyces sp. NBC_00353 genome:
- a CDS encoding GNAT family N-acetyltransferase: MIIEPLLPVAGALPGPLLAELTALYASDPTFQQLSGDFPDPHDIRSEQVAASLAEELANPDTEVLLARSQGQLVGVAITLAHHPDPADPDPWIGLLMVHARQHRSGYGRQLAGLVEERFRAAGRDGVRLAVLENNPRALAFWTALGYEVIDHRPDRQLGRPCAVLRKLLKPAE, translated from the coding sequence GTGATCATCGAACCGCTGCTGCCGGTGGCCGGCGCGCTTCCCGGCCCGCTGCTCGCCGAACTCACCGCGCTCTACGCGTCCGATCCGACGTTCCAGCAGCTCAGCGGCGACTTCCCGGACCCCCACGACATCCGGTCGGAACAGGTCGCGGCCTCGCTCGCCGAGGAGCTGGCGAACCCGGACACCGAGGTACTGCTCGCCCGGTCGCAGGGGCAGTTGGTCGGCGTGGCCATCACCCTCGCGCACCATCCGGACCCGGCCGACCCCGACCCGTGGATCGGACTGCTCATGGTCCACGCACGGCAGCACCGCTCCGGTTACGGGCGGCAGCTGGCCGGCCTCGTCGAGGAGCGGTTCCGGGCAGCCGGGCGGGACGGAGTCCGGCTGGCGGTCCTGGAGAACAACCCCAGGGCGCTCGCCTTCTGGACCGCGCTCGGCTACGAGGTCATCGACCACCGACCCGACCGCCAACTGGGCCGCCCCTGCGCGGTGTTGCGCAAGCTGCTGAAGCCCGCCGAATAA
- a CDS encoding M4 family metallopeptidase — MTPHMTTRRSAALAAVATMVVVGVQSGAATAAPGNAHDGASATRTTSTSGAKTAIGTDTASERTAAIKSAQSEASSAADSLGLGSQEKLIVRDVIKDADGTVHTRYERTYAGLPVLGGDLVTHTTAGGKLKSVTKATGARISVPSTTPKVKTVASARKVIWAGSGKPVLAFETVRTGVQKDGTPSRRHVITDAVTGRTLHSYEAIETGVGNSQYSGKVTLSTTASGSGFELTDGDRGGHRTYDLNQGESGTGSLVTDADDTWGDGTGSDRQTAAVDAHYGAAMTWDFYKNELGRNGIAGDGKAAYSRVHYGNAYVNAFWDDSCFCMTYGDGADNKSALTSLDVAGHEMSHGLTAATAKLDYAGESGGLNEATSDILGTSVEFFADSSSDAGDYLIGEKIDINGDGTPLRYMDKPSKDGGSADYWSAGVGDLDVHYSSGVANHFFYLLSEGSGAKTVNGVHYDSPTADGSTVTGIGRDKAVQIWYKALSAYMTSSTDYAAARTATEKAATDLYGASSPELAAVDAAWSGVNVK, encoded by the coding sequence ATGACCCCCCACATGACCACCCGTCGCTCCGCAGCCCTGGCCGCCGTGGCCACGATGGTCGTCGTCGGCGTGCAGTCCGGTGCGGCGACCGCGGCCCCGGGCAACGCCCACGACGGCGCCTCCGCCACCCGTACCACCAGCACGTCCGGCGCGAAGACCGCGATCGGCACGGACACCGCGTCGGAGCGGACCGCCGCGATCAAGTCGGCCCAGTCGGAAGCCTCTTCGGCGGCCGACTCGCTCGGGCTCGGCAGCCAGGAGAAGCTGATCGTCCGCGATGTGATCAAGGACGCCGACGGCACCGTCCACACCCGCTACGAGCGCACCTACGCCGGACTGCCCGTCCTCGGCGGCGACCTCGTCACCCACACCACCGCCGGCGGAAAGCTCAAGAGCGTCACCAAGGCCACCGGCGCCCGGATATCGGTTCCGTCCACGACGCCGAAGGTGAAGACCGTGGCGAGCGCCCGCAAGGTTATCTGGGCGGGCAGCGGCAAGCCCGTCCTCGCCTTCGAGACGGTGCGGACCGGCGTGCAGAAGGACGGCACGCCCAGCAGGCGTCACGTCATCACGGACGCCGTCACCGGCAGGACGCTGCACAGTTACGAGGCGATCGAGACCGGCGTCGGCAACAGCCAGTACAGCGGCAAGGTCACCCTGTCGACCACCGCGAGCGGCTCGGGCTTCGAGCTGACCGACGGCGACCGCGGCGGCCACAGGACGTACGACCTGAACCAGGGCGAGAGCGGCACCGGCTCGCTCGTCACCGACGCCGACGACACCTGGGGCGACGGCACCGGCAGCGACCGGCAGACCGCCGCGGTCGACGCCCACTACGGCGCCGCCATGACCTGGGACTTCTACAAGAACGAACTGGGCCGCAACGGCATCGCCGGCGACGGGAAGGCCGCCTACTCCCGGGTCCACTACGGCAACGCGTACGTCAACGCCTTCTGGGACGACAGCTGCTTCTGCATGACGTACGGCGACGGCGCCGACAACAAGAGCGCCCTCACCAGCCTCGACGTCGCGGGCCACGAGATGAGCCACGGCCTGACCGCGGCGACGGCCAAGCTCGACTACGCAGGCGAGTCCGGCGGCCTCAACGAGGCGACCAGCGACATCCTCGGCACCTCGGTCGAGTTCTTCGCCGACAGCAGCAGCGACGCCGGCGACTACCTCATCGGCGAGAAGATCGACATCAACGGCGACGGCACCCCGCTGCGCTACATGGACAAGCCCAGCAAGGACGGCGGTTCGGCGGACTACTGGAGCGCCGGCGTCGGCGACCTCGACGTCCACTACTCCTCCGGCGTCGCCAACCACTTCTTCTACCTGCTGTCCGAGGGCAGCGGCGCGAAGACCGTCAACGGGGTGCACTACGACTCCCCGACCGCCGACGGCTCGACCGTCACCGGCATCGGCCGGGACAAGGCGGTCCAGATCTGGTACAAAGCGCTCTCCGCGTACATGACCTCGTCCACCGACTACGCGGCCGCGCGCACGGCCACCGAGAAGGCGGCGACCGACCTGTACGGGGCGAGCAGTCCGGAGCTCGCGGCCGTGGACGCCGCCTGGTCGGGCGTCAATGTGAAGTAG
- a CDS encoding flavin reductase family protein, which translates to MSNDEFRGALARLAAGVVLITAQEPPLDENGRGEDVGMTATAFMSVSLDPPLVLVSLRNGSRMDDLLDEQPVWAVSVLSESQRHIAGRFAMKGRISDRLLFQDIPYVRGEVSSAPLIGGALATLECRTEQRVPAGDHTLVIGRVLSAALPSADGGPLTYFQGRYRQLG; encoded by the coding sequence GTGAGCAACGACGAGTTCCGCGGCGCCCTCGCCCGGCTGGCCGCCGGCGTGGTCCTGATCACCGCCCAGGAGCCGCCGCTCGACGAGAACGGGCGCGGCGAGGACGTCGGCATGACGGCGACCGCCTTCATGTCCGTGTCGCTGGACCCGCCGCTCGTCCTGGTGAGCCTGCGCAACGGCTCCCGGATGGACGACCTGCTCGACGAACAGCCGGTGTGGGCGGTCTCCGTGCTGTCGGAGAGCCAACGGCACATCGCGGGACGGTTCGCGATGAAGGGCCGGATCAGCGACCGGCTGCTGTTCCAGGACATCCCCTATGTACGGGGGGAGGTGTCGAGCGCACCGCTGATCGGCGGGGCCCTCGCCACCCTGGAGTGCCGTACGGAGCAGCGGGTGCCCGCGGGCGACCACACGCTGGTGATCGGACGGGTGCTGAGCGCGGCGCTGCCGAGCGCGGACGGCGGGCCGCTGACCTACTTCCAGGGGCGCTACCGGCAGCTGGGCTGA
- a CDS encoding response regulator transcription factor yields the protein MTPPAVRILLCDDHAVVRAGLLALLGSEPDIEVVGEAGSGEEAVALAARLTPDVVLMDLQLGEGIDGVEATRRIAVTGVHVLVLTTYDTDADITRAIEAGATGYLLKAERPEELFAAIRSAAQGRTTLSPPVASRVMARMRSPLPTLTDRERDILGQLSQGLGNREIARALFISEATVKTHLGRIYDKLGVDTRAGAVSVAKEQRLLP from the coding sequence ATGACCCCGCCCGCCGTACGGATCCTGCTCTGCGACGACCACGCCGTCGTACGCGCCGGACTGCTCGCCCTCCTGGGCAGCGAACCGGACATCGAGGTCGTCGGCGAGGCGGGCAGCGGCGAGGAGGCCGTCGCCCTGGCCGCCCGGCTGACCCCCGACGTCGTCCTGATGGACCTCCAACTGGGCGAAGGAATCGACGGCGTCGAAGCCACCCGCCGCATCGCGGTCACCGGCGTCCATGTCCTCGTCCTCACGACGTACGACACCGACGCCGACATCACCCGCGCCATCGAAGCGGGCGCCACCGGCTACCTGCTGAAGGCGGAACGCCCGGAGGAACTGTTCGCCGCGATCCGCTCGGCGGCCCAGGGCCGCACCACGCTCTCCCCGCCGGTTGCCAGCCGTGTCATGGCCCGCATGCGCAGCCCCCTGCCGACGCTCACGGACCGCGAACGCGACATCCTGGGCCAGCTGTCCCAGGGCCTGGGCAACCGGGAGATCGCCCGGGCCCTGTTCATCAGCGAGGCCACGGTCAAGACGCACCTGGGCCGCATCTACGACAAACTCGGCGTCGACACCCGCGCAGGCGCCGTGTCCGTGGCGAAGGAGCAGCGGCTGCTGCCGTGA
- a CDS encoding sensor histidine kinase, translating into MEHRTEATDPDARWLALLMHAAFFLLLGASLARFLLRHPGEDRTPWIIALSVALAALYLLGPVPGSRPTRRRLARLGVLVAVWMVLVVLAPSFAWCAVPLFYTGLRLLPPRAALALVALLTVFVVAAQLRLAHGFDPNLVLAPPAVAATATAVFVHMQRQAARQRELIDDLLRTRRELAATERREGTLAERQRLSMEIHDTLAQGLSSQQMLLQAADRTWDADPATARRHVRTATGIAERNLAEARRFVHDLAPADLAEGGGLEAALRALATRETAQAHGLFTVRCHVEGTPHAALPDRAQSALLRIAQGALANVREHADATEAALTLTHLDDRTVLDIADNGRGFTPPAPAVPRGSHTPASAHHAPRRRLRRTWGAAALRPPAGVRGHGLPAMRARLHQLGGTLTIESAPGEGTVVSAEVPLPAPAPSPAEPS; encoded by the coding sequence GTGGAGCACCGAACCGAAGCCACCGACCCGGATGCCCGGTGGCTCGCGCTGCTCATGCACGCCGCGTTCTTCCTGCTGCTCGGCGCGTCCCTGGCCCGCTTCCTGCTCCGCCACCCCGGCGAGGACCGAACCCCGTGGATCATCGCGCTGTCCGTCGCGCTCGCCGCGCTGTATCTGCTGGGCCCGGTGCCCGGTTCTCGCCCCACCCGGCGCCGGCTGGCCCGGCTCGGCGTGCTCGTGGCCGTGTGGATGGTGCTCGTCGTCCTCGCGCCGAGCTTCGCCTGGTGCGCGGTGCCGCTCTTCTACACCGGGCTGCGGCTGCTCCCGCCGCGCGCCGCGCTCGCCCTCGTCGCCCTGCTCACCGTGTTCGTCGTGGCCGCGCAGTTGCGGCTGGCCCACGGCTTCGACCCGAACCTGGTGCTCGCGCCCCCTGCCGTGGCAGCCACCGCGACCGCGGTCTTCGTCCACATGCAGCGCCAGGCCGCGCGCCAGCGCGAACTGATCGACGATCTGCTGCGTACCCGCCGCGAACTCGCCGCCACCGAACGCCGCGAAGGCACCCTTGCCGAACGCCAGCGGCTCTCCATGGAGATCCACGACACCCTCGCGCAGGGCCTGTCCAGCCAGCAGATGCTGCTCCAGGCCGCGGACCGCACCTGGGACGCCGACCCGGCGACCGCCCGCCGCCATGTCCGTACGGCCACCGGCATCGCCGAGCGCAACCTCGCCGAAGCGCGCCGCTTCGTCCACGACCTGGCACCGGCGGACCTCGCGGAAGGTGGCGGCCTGGAGGCGGCGCTGCGCGCACTGGCCACCCGCGAAACGGCGCAGGCCCACGGACTGTTCACCGTTCGCTGCCATGTGGAGGGGACGCCGCACGCGGCACTGCCCGACCGGGCGCAGTCCGCACTGCTGCGCATCGCCCAGGGCGCCCTGGCCAATGTGAGGGAGCACGCGGACGCCACGGAGGCCGCGCTGACACTGACCCACCTGGACGACCGGACCGTCCTGGACATCGCCGACAACGGCCGCGGCTTCACCCCGCCCGCACCGGCGGTGCCCCGTGGAAGCCACACACCGGCGTCGGCCCACCACGCCCCCCGGCGGCGCCTGCGCCGTACCTGGGGGGCGGCCGCCCTGCGTCCGCCGGCAGGCGTACGCGGCCACGGACTGCCCGCGATGCGCGCCCGGCTGCACCAGCTCGGCGGCACGCTCACGATCGAATCGGCACCGGGCGAGGGAACCGTCGTCTCCGCCGAGGTCCCCCTGCCCGCCCCCGCCCCCTCGCCGGCGGAACCCTCATGA
- a CDS encoding ankyrin repeat domain-containing protein — translation MNTLDQDLLRAARTGDTDAARTAIEGGARIDVRDEERRTPLLLAVHGDHVPLARLLVEAGADPDAQDRREDSPWLATGVTGSVAMLHTLLPAGPDLKLRNRFGGIALIPASERGHVGYVRELLRVTDIDVDHVNRLGWTALLEAVILGDGGRAHQEIVELLLAAGATPGLPDGDGVTALEHAERRGFAEIAALLRNRDPR, via the coding sequence ATGAACACCCTCGATCAGGACCTCCTCCGAGCCGCGCGCACCGGTGACACCGATGCCGCACGAACCGCGATCGAGGGCGGCGCCCGCATCGACGTCCGCGATGAGGAGCGGCGCACCCCGCTGCTCCTCGCCGTGCACGGCGACCATGTCCCGCTCGCCCGGCTGCTCGTCGAGGCGGGCGCGGATCCGGATGCGCAGGACCGGCGAGAGGACAGTCCCTGGCTGGCGACCGGCGTCACCGGCAGCGTCGCGATGCTGCACACCCTGCTGCCGGCCGGTCCCGACCTGAAGCTCCGTAACCGGTTCGGCGGCATCGCGCTGATCCCGGCGAGCGAGCGCGGCCACGTCGGTTACGTACGCGAGCTGCTCCGCGTCACGGACATCGACGTCGACCACGTCAACCGGCTCGGCTGGACCGCCCTGCTGGAGGCCGTGATCCTGGGCGACGGCGGCCGGGCGCACCAGGAGATCGTCGAACTGCTGCTGGCGGCGGGCGCGACCCCCGGTCTGCCGGACGGCGACGGGGTGACGGCGCTGGAACATGCGGAGCGGCGCGGGTTCGCGGAAATCGCGGCGCTGCTGCGGAACAGGGACCCGAGGTGA
- a CDS encoding M1 family metallopeptidase codes for MRPTALFLAFVTATVVSLAAGCGTGGVEGTPGAAGLRDPYFPKAGNGGYDVTHYDLTFDVDPAAQRIRSTAVITARATQDLSAFNLDLAGLTVESAQVEGRPAAVNRAGRELTLRPAAEVESHLHKGRTFRTVVHYSGSPLTLTDPDGSKEGWLRTADGSVALGEPVGSMAWFPGNDHPSDKATYDLTATVPRGLTAVSNGELTSRKVSGATTTYHWHTAEPMASYLATLVVGRFDTKASTTPDGIKVFTAVDPKAAAASARTLARIPEVVRWEAERFGPYPFSSTGAIVGRPHDSGYALETQNRPYFPGPPTVGLLVHEMAHQWFGDSVTPASWRDMWLNEGFATYAEWLWKADKEGVPVRRSFDAAFADDANWAFPPADPPTAADISQDPVYERGAMVIHKIRQAVDDDRRFLALVAGWTKAHRYGTASTADFTAYVERTTGKDLTDLWHTWLYGHGRPAPEKS; via the coding sequence GTGCGCCCCACCGCTCTGTTCCTGGCCTTCGTCACCGCCACCGTCGTCTCCCTCGCCGCCGGCTGCGGGACCGGAGGTGTGGAGGGCACTCCCGGCGCCGCCGGTCTGCGCGACCCGTACTTCCCGAAGGCCGGCAACGGCGGCTACGACGTCACGCACTACGACCTCACCTTCGACGTCGACCCGGCCGCCCAGCGGATCCGCTCCACCGCCGTGATCACCGCGCGCGCCACCCAGGACCTCAGCGCCTTCAACCTCGACCTGGCCGGGCTGACCGTCGAGTCCGCGCAGGTCGAGGGGCGTCCGGCCGCCGTCAACCGGGCGGGCCGCGAGCTGACACTGCGCCCCGCCGCCGAGGTGGAGAGCCATCTGCACAAGGGCAGGACCTTCCGTACGGTCGTCCACTACTCCGGCTCCCCGCTGACCCTCACCGATCCGGACGGGTCGAAGGAGGGCTGGCTGAGGACGGCGGACGGATCGGTCGCGCTCGGTGAGCCGGTCGGGTCGATGGCCTGGTTCCCCGGCAACGACCACCCGAGCGACAAGGCGACGTACGACCTCACGGCCACCGTCCCCCGGGGGCTGACGGCCGTCTCCAACGGTGAGCTGACCTCCCGGAAGGTCTCCGGCGCCACCACCACGTACCACTGGCACACCGCCGAACCCATGGCGAGCTATCTCGCGACGCTCGTCGTCGGCCGCTTCGACACGAAGGCGTCGACGACCCCCGACGGCATCAAGGTGTTCACGGCCGTGGACCCGAAGGCGGCCGCGGCGAGTGCCCGGACCCTCGCCCGGATCCCCGAGGTGGTGCGGTGGGAGGCCGAGCGCTTCGGCCCGTACCCGTTCTCGTCGACCGGCGCGATCGTCGGCCGTCCGCACGACTCCGGGTATGCGCTGGAGACCCAGAACCGGCCGTACTTCCCCGGGCCGCCGACCGTGGGACTCCTCGTCCACGAGATGGCCCACCAGTGGTTCGGGGACTCCGTCACGCCCGCCAGCTGGCGCGACATGTGGCTCAACGAGGGCTTCGCGACATACGCCGAGTGGCTGTGGAAGGCGGACAAGGAGGGCGTTCCCGTCCGGCGCAGTTTCGACGCCGCCTTCGCCGACGATGCCAACTGGGCGTTCCCGCCTGCCGATCCGCCCACGGCCGCGGACATCTCCCAGGACCCGGTGTACGAGCGCGGGGCCATGGTGATCCACAAGATCCGGCAGGCGGTCGACGACGACCGGCGGTTCCTCGCGCTCGTCGCGGGCTGGACGAAGGCCCATCGGTACGGCACCGCGTCGACGGCCGACTTCACCGCGTACGTGGAGAGGACGACGGGGAAGGACCTGACGGATCTGTGGCACACCTGGCTGTACGGCCACGGCCGGCCCGCCCCGGAAAAGAGCTGA
- a CDS encoding M4 family metallopeptidase, which yields MVVVGVQAGSADAAQDRAAGATALPISASQRAAAIEKAQAGAASTAAKIKLGGKEKLVVRDVIKDADGTVHTRYERTYAGLPVLGGDLVTHTRKDGSLKGVSKATDAKISVASTTATAAAKSGARKVIWAVTGKPALAYENVVKGTQADGTPSERHVITDAASGKELYSYEAIDTGSGTSQYSGTVALGTSASGSGYNLTDAGRGGHNTYDLNGGTSGTGTLFTDADDIWGNGLATNRQTAAVDAHYGAAMTWDFYKNELGRNGIAGDGRAAYSRVHYGNAYVNAFWQDNCFCMTYGDGSGNLKPLTSLDVAGHEMSHGLTAATAGLKYSRESGGLNEATSDMFGTAVEFYAGNSSDAGDYLIGEKIDINGNGTPLRYMDKPSKDGGSADYWSRTVGRLDVHYSSGPANHFFYLLSEGSGAKTINGVAYNSPTSNGSTVTGIGRAKAVQIWYKALTTYMTSSTDYAAARVATLQAATDLYGAGSAEYAAVASAWSAINVN from the coding sequence ATGGTCGTCGTCGGCGTACAAGCAGGCTCGGCCGATGCCGCCCAGGACCGCGCCGCCGGAGCCACCGCGCTGCCGATCAGCGCGTCCCAGCGGGCCGCGGCCATCGAGAAAGCCCAGGCCGGGGCCGCCTCGACCGCCGCGAAGATCAAGCTGGGCGGCAAGGAGAAGCTCGTCGTCCGCGATGTGATCAAGGACGCCGACGGCACCGTCCACACCCGCTACGAGCGCACCTACGCCGGACTGCCCGTCCTCGGCGGCGACCTCGTCACCCACACCAGGAAGGACGGCTCCCTCAAGGGGGTGTCCAAGGCAACCGACGCAAAGATATCCGTGGCATCGACGACTGCCACGGCCGCCGCCAAGTCCGGTGCCCGGAAGGTGATCTGGGCCGTCACGGGCAAGCCTGCGCTCGCCTACGAGAACGTGGTCAAGGGCACCCAGGCCGACGGGACGCCGAGTGAGCGCCACGTCATCACCGACGCCGCCAGCGGCAAGGAGCTCTACTCGTACGAGGCCATCGACACGGGGTCCGGCACCAGCCAGTACAGCGGCACCGTCGCCCTCGGCACCTCGGCCTCCGGATCCGGCTACAACCTGACCGACGCCGGACGCGGCGGCCACAACACGTACGACCTGAACGGCGGCACCTCCGGCACCGGGACCCTCTTCACCGACGCCGACGACATCTGGGGCAACGGTCTCGCGACCAACCGTCAGACCGCCGCGGTCGACGCCCACTACGGCGCCGCCATGACCTGGGACTTCTACAAGAACGAACTGGGCCGCAACGGCATCGCCGGCGACGGCAGGGCCGCCTACTCCCGGGTCCACTACGGCAACGCGTACGTCAACGCCTTCTGGCAGGACAACTGCTTCTGCATGACGTACGGCGACGGCTCGGGCAACCTCAAGCCGCTCACCTCGCTGGATGTCGCCGGACACGAGATGAGCCACGGTCTGACCGCGGCGACCGCGGGTCTGAAGTACAGCCGTGAATCGGGCGGCCTCAACGAGGCGACCAGCGACATGTTCGGCACCGCGGTCGAGTTCTACGCGGGCAACAGCAGCGACGCCGGCGACTACCTCATCGGCGAGAAGATCGACATCAACGGCAACGGCACCCCGCTGCGCTACATGGACAAGCCCAGCAAGGACGGCGGTTCGGCGGACTACTGGTCTAGGACGGTCGGCCGCCTCGACGTCCACTACTCGTCCGGGCCCGCCAACCACTTCTTCTACCTGTTGTCCGAGGGCAGCGGCGCGAAGACCATCAACGGTGTCGCCTACAACTCGCCGACCTCCAACGGCTCCACGGTCACGGGCATCGGGCGCGCGAAGGCCGTCCAGATCTGGTACAAGGCGCTGACCACGTACATGACATCGTCCACCGACTACGCGGCGGCGCGGGTCGCCACCCTGCAGGCGGCGACCGACCTGTACGGAGCAGGCAGCGCGGAGTACGCAGCCGTCGCCTCCGCCTGGTCCGCGATCAACGTGAACTAG
- a CDS encoding pentapeptide repeat-containing protein, whose translation MGPMARNSRGDGRGGKGVVAAARRPEVRLPPLVPYDGEGLEPDGDYDGVRFEGVDLADGSGPGARFMDCALEGCGLDRTELVRARFIDSVLTGVRGVGTDLAGASLRDVEVVDARLGGVQLHGAVLERVHVRGGKIDYLNLRKARLTDVVFESCVLSEPDFGDAQLVRVEFRDCVLKRADFSSARMDAVDLRTAAELDIARGVERLAGAVISPLQLMELAPAFAAQIGVRVEA comes from the coding sequence ATGGGGCCCATGGCACGTAACAGCAGGGGTGATGGCCGGGGCGGGAAGGGCGTCGTGGCGGCGGCGCGGCGGCCGGAGGTGCGGCTGCCGCCGCTCGTTCCGTACGACGGGGAGGGACTGGAGCCGGACGGCGACTACGACGGTGTGCGGTTCGAGGGGGTGGACCTCGCGGACGGGTCGGGGCCGGGCGCGCGGTTCATGGACTGCGCGCTGGAGGGGTGCGGTCTCGACCGTACGGAGCTGGTCAGGGCGCGTTTCATCGACTCGGTACTGACCGGGGTGCGGGGTGTCGGCACCGACCTGGCGGGGGCGTCGCTGCGCGATGTGGAGGTGGTGGACGCACGGCTGGGCGGGGTGCAGCTGCACGGTGCGGTGCTGGAGCGGGTGCATGTGCGAGGCGGGAAGATCGACTACCTGAATCTGCGGAAGGCGCGGCTGACGGACGTGGTCTTCGAGAGCTGTGTGCTGTCCGAGCCGGACTTCGGGGACGCGCAGCTGGTGCGGGTGGAGTTCCGGGACTGTGTGTTGAAGCGGGCCGACTTCAGCTCCGCGCGGATGGACGCGGTGGATCTGCGGACGGCCGCCGAGCTGGACATCGCGCGGGGGGTGGAGCGACTGGCGGGGGCGGTGATCAGCCCGCTGCAGCTGATGGAGCTGGCACCAGCCTTCGCGGCACAGATCGGGGTGCGGGTGGAGGCGTAG
- the arfB gene encoding alternative ribosome rescue aminoacyl-tRNA hydrolase ArfB, with amino-acid sequence MSGPYVIRGSVSLPEAELMWRFSRSSGPGGQHVNTSDSQVELRFDLAATDALPEVWKDRALQRLESRLVGGVVTVRASEHRSQWRNRETALVRLASLLAEATAPPPKPRRKTRIPRGINERRLREKKQRGDTKRGRSGRDW; translated from the coding sequence ATGTCCGGGCCCTATGTCATCCGCGGTTCGGTCTCCCTGCCGGAGGCCGAGCTCATGTGGCGTTTCTCGCGGTCCTCCGGGCCCGGCGGTCAGCACGTCAACACCAGTGACTCCCAGGTGGAGCTCCGCTTCGACCTCGCGGCGACCGACGCGCTTCCCGAGGTGTGGAAGGACCGGGCGCTCCAGCGGCTGGAGAGCCGGCTGGTGGGCGGCGTGGTCACGGTGCGGGCGTCGGAGCACCGCTCCCAGTGGCGCAACCGCGAGACCGCCCTCGTCCGTCTCGCATCCCTGCTGGCCGAGGCCACGGCGCCGCCCCCCAAGCCGCGCCGCAAGACCAGGATCCCGCGTGGGATCAACGAACGCCGGCTGCGCGAGAAGAAGCAGCGCGGCGACACGAAGCGCGGCCGCTCCGGCCGCGACTGGTGA
- a CDS encoding GlcG/HbpS family heme-binding protein: protein MKKMPLRTRVLTGAVAVAALGAGTFGAMSASASAPAAAPAAAVTADTADRNLQQTTHLTVAAAIKAARAALDAAEKENQRVAVAVVDRNGNTVVTLRGDGSGPQAYESAEKKAYTAVSWNAPTSVLAGRLAQAPNLKDIPGTLFLAGGAPVQVKDAPVAGIGVAGAPSGDLDEKFARAGVAALAK, encoded by the coding sequence ATGAAGAAGATGCCGCTGCGCACCCGTGTCCTCACCGGTGCCGTCGCCGTCGCCGCGCTCGGCGCCGGAACCTTCGGTGCCATGTCCGCGAGCGCCTCCGCACCCGCCGCTGCGCCTGCCGCCGCGGTGACGGCCGACACGGCGGACCGGAACCTCCAGCAGACCACCCATCTGACCGTCGCCGCCGCCATCAAGGCCGCGCGGGCCGCCCTCGACGCCGCCGAGAAGGAGAACCAGCGTGTGGCGGTCGCCGTCGTCGACCGGAACGGCAACACCGTCGTGACGCTGCGCGGCGACGGCTCCGGCCCGCAGGCGTACGAGTCCGCCGAGAAGAAGGCGTACACCGCTGTCTCCTGGAACGCCCCCACCTCCGTGCTGGCGGGCCGCCTGGCGCAGGCCCCGAACCTGAAGGACATCCCTGGCACCCTGTTCCTCGCGGGCGGCGCCCCGGTGCAGGTCAAGGACGCACCGGTGGCCGGCATCGGAGTGGCCGGTGCCCCCAGCGGCGACCTCGACGAGAAGTTCGCCCGGGCGGGCGTCGCCGCACTCGCCAAGTAG
- a CDS encoding TerD family protein yields the protein MAVSLSKGGNVSLTKEAPGLTAVTVGLGWDVRTTTGTDFDLDASAIAVNPGGKVVSDGHFVFFNNKSTPDQTIVHTGDNVTGAGEGDDEQINVNLAGLPADVDKIVFPVSIYDAETRSQNFGQVRNAFIRIINQAGGTEIARYDLSEDAATETAMVFGELYRNGAEWKFRAVGQGYASGLRGIAQDFGVNL from the coding sequence ATGGCAGTAAGCCTGTCCAAGGGCGGCAACGTCTCGCTCACCAAGGAGGCCCCGGGCCTGACCGCCGTCACGGTCGGCCTCGGCTGGGACGTCCGCACCACCACCGGCACCGACTTCGACCTCGACGCCTCGGCGATCGCGGTGAACCCGGGAGGAAAGGTCGTCTCCGACGGCCACTTCGTCTTCTTCAACAACAAGTCGACCCCGGACCAGACCATCGTCCACACCGGTGACAACGTCACGGGCGCGGGCGAGGGCGACGACGAGCAGATCAACGTCAACCTGGCGGGCCTGCCGGCCGACGTCGACAAGATCGTCTTCCCGGTCTCGATCTACGACGCCGAAACCCGCAGCCAGAACTTCGGCCAGGTGCGCAACGCGTTCATCCGCATCATCAACCAGGCCGGCGGCACCGAGATCGCCCGCTACGACCTGAGCGAGGACGCCGCCACCGAGACCGCGATGGTCTTCGGCGAGCTGTACCGCAACGGCGCGGAGTGGAAGTTCCGCGCCGTGGGCCAGGGCTACGCCTCGGGCCTGCGCGGCATCGCGCAGGACTTCGGCGTCAACCTCTGA